In Fusarium fujikuroi IMI 58289 draft genome, chromosome FFUJ_chr08, one genomic interval encodes:
- a CDS encoding related to covalently-linked cell wall protein, producing MRTSLALLALAATAFAVPQAVTEDIAPKGKAPKGCTTSYDGQFEVTIFKPGNEKRDVTERSCNGEGVLVLNLKDGVLKDAQGRTGYISESYQFQFDKPVQAGAIYTSGFSVCSNGTLAFGSSAIFWQCQSGDFYNLYDRNWAEQCEPVEFGVMPCGKSKNAKSVPKKRIVGSSVVATTVVTVVSDGTTREVPTTIAVPMCQIGDGQVQVRTTPCDDMEIPIITAPPVSQVSDGKLQVPTTAPPAPPAVQKPAKPAEGTGGDAGDKSKPADESKPAGASPAGNAAPENTGAAQADKPAGDEPSATGAGRKSKATKTHDEVLITDSGVPSDTETEEAGSSRSTRAVKPFKPQTTESDDSDETGSSSSTGSDDAASTGAAQSDAFKITASLGMALVSGLLGSLLIL from the exons ATGAGAACATCGCTGGctcttctggctctggcaGCCACAGCCTTTGCCGTTCCCCAAGCAGTCACAGAAGATATTGCCCCCAAGGGTAAAGCCCCCAAGGGTTGTACCACGTCATATGACGGCCAATTCGAAGTCACAATCTTCAAGCCTGGAAACGAGAAGCGCGATGTCACCGAG CGATCATGCAATGGTGAAGGCGTTCTAGTCTTGAACCTCAAAGATGGCGTTCTGAAGGACGCTCAAGGACGAACTGGTTACATCTCCGAAAGCTACCAATTCCAATTCGACAAGCCCGTTCAAGCTGGCGCAATCTACACATCCGGTTTCTCAGTCTGTTCCAACGGTACCCTCGCCTTCGGGTCCTCCGCAATCTTCTGGCAATGCCAGTCCGGTGACTTCTACAACCTCTACGACCGCAACTGGGCTGAGCAATGTGAACCTGTTGAGTTCGGCGTCATGCCCTGTGGCAAGAGTAAGAATGCTAAGTCCGTcccaaagaagagaatcgTGGGAAGCAGTGTTGTCGCCACAACCGTTGTAACTGTCGTTTCTGATGGCACAACGAGGGAGGTTCCTACCACGATTGCTGTTCCTATGTGCCAGATTGGCGACGGACAGGTTCAGGTTCGCACGACGCCTTGTGATGACATGGAGATCCCTATCATTACTGCTCCTCCTGTCAGCCAAGTCTCGGATGGCAAGCTTCAGGTTCCCACCACGGCCCCTCCCGCGCCCCCCGCAGTTCAGAAGCCTGCCAAGCCTGCCGAGGGTACTGGCGGCGATGCTGGAGATAAGTCCAAGCCTGCTGACGAGTCGAAGCCCGCCGGTGCTTCTCCTGCTGGGAACGCCGCGCCTGAAAACACAGGTGCGGCTCAGGCTGATAAGCCCGCTGGAGATGAGCCTTCTGCAACAGGTGCCGGACGCAAGTCGAAGGCTACTAAGACCCACGATGAAGTGCTGATCACTGACTCTGGTGTCCCCTCCGACACTGAGACTGAGGAGGCTGGCTCTTCAAGAAGCACACGCGCCGTCAAGCCCTTCAAGCCTCAGACGACCGAGAGTGATGACTCTGACGAGACCGGAAGTAGCTCCAGTACGGGCTCAGACGACGCTGCGTCTACCGGCGCTGCTCAGTCTGATGCCTTCAAGATTACCGCAAGCTTGGGCATGGCGCTTGTATCGGGTCTGCTTGGATCTCTGTTGATTCTGTAA
- a CDS encoding related to gamma hydroxybutyrate dehydrogenase — MATNLQKHLKSTGAPNLLYYNRTISRGDSLQSLDAQPAPSARDLVTSCDIIFLSLSDDSALESTLDSVIDSEGPEQLAGKVITDTSTVHPDSSAKAQARLNEKGAKFIASPVFGASPIAAQGKLLWIVAGPDDAVEKINPYLEGVMGRGVIRVGEDVRLSSKMKTAGNFITAGMMEVVAEAHILAEKSGLGSKSLEALIEQQYGPLALSMSQRLTTGAYMPARGDRPWSDLNLAIKDVGHGITLAEQSGSRLEVAEVAIKHLKDAKQFSEAEGRPLDSSSMYGILRKEAGLSFETDLVKERDEKK; from the exons ATGGCAACAAACCTCCAGAAACACTTAAAGTCAACAGGCGCCCCCAATCTTCTTTACTATAACCGAACTATCTCTCGTGGTGATTCCCTCCAGAGCCTTGACGCTCAACCTGCTCCTTCAGCCAGAGACCTCGTGACAAGTTGCGATATCATTTTCTTATCTCTCAGCGACGATTCAGCTCTTGAGTCAACCCTTGATTCAGTTATTGACTCCGAAGGTCCCGAACAGCTCGCTGGAAAAGTGATTACGGATACGTCAACCGTTCATCCGGACTCTTCGGCCAAAGCTCAAGCCCGTTTGAATGAGAAGGGCGCCAAATTCATCGCCTCGCCCGTCTTTGGTGCAAGCCCTATTGCGGCGCAGGGAAAGCTTCTATGGATAGTTGCTGGACCTGACGATGCCGTGGAAAAGATTAATCCATACTTGGAGGGAGTCATGGGAAGAGGTGTGATTCGAGTTGGCGAAGATGTGAGACTGTCGAGTAAGATGAAAACAGCAGG AAATTTTATTACGGCTGGTATGATGGAAGTCGTAGCGGAGGCACATATCCTAGCAGAAAAGTCTGGCCTCGGAAGTAAGAGTCTCGAAGCTCTCATTGAACAACAATACGGACCTCTGGCACTTTCCATGTCTCAACGACTTACTACCGGTGCTTACATGCCAGCGAGAGGCGACCGGCCTTGGTCGGACTTGAATCTAGCAATTAAGGATGTAGGTCATGGAATCACCCTTGCGGAACAATCTGGATCGAGATTGGAGGTCGCTGAAGTTGCCATCAAACATCTGAAGGATGCAAAACAGTTCTCTGAAGCTGAGGGAAGGCCCCTTGATTCTTCTTCTATGTATGGAATACTTAGAAAGGAGGCTGGATTATCCTTTGAGACGGATCTAGTTAAGGAACGAGACGAGAAGAAGTAA